In the genome of Palaemon carinicauda isolate YSFRI2023 chromosome 15, ASM3689809v2, whole genome shotgun sequence, one region contains:
- the LOC137654028 gene encoding uncharacterized protein, with protein sequence MAVEKRLRKKIKKLREALKKIGKCDDKPFKEQELQETLRSGKSTAPGLDGITYNAIRFLTTIESVVSTLKVYNQDGKKMELGTPQGGVLSPTLFNTEMNILRKINITGIIIIIYADHIVVQASTDKRIKRAIRACTSLCNSIGLVISPEKTKMIARGTRNPLILHIQGQRKEKVAQYKCMGVILSNRCHKLYEVKRIVQASAVRLRLLWKVARGSVGASVPMVKLLYTSMIRSIIDYSSSMLMPLRKSYIGILEIIQNKAARSILGAPKSVRQEILRNEACLKPINHRLAITAIIQLYRSIMTDHDGLTRDTLIHSYPKRLKNGWVTAARQLIEASSMKEYLDITKIDVKSISPWSIPETEILLSTLKGKKEEMNPALLKNDYFQRLDIIQAERVHYYTDGSLLEDGRAGSGVTVYQNGAEVHSLSLRSSDGCSVLQSKLLGVTAALSIIKRNKDNAIIATDSLSALQSLIPRKAESNTIVRRPIDLLSQIKQAGRMVAFIWVPSHTGIRGNERADELTKEGARKERVDYKLTPSLNLLKDSVGMEIMNSYNEKIE encoded by the exons ATGGCAGTTGAGAAAaggttaaggaagaaaataaagaagttaaGGGAAGCACTCAAGAAGATAGGGAAGTGTGATGACAAACCCTTCAAAGAACAAGAGCTGCAGGAAACTTTAAGGAGTGGGAAGTCTACTGCACCCGGATTAGATGGGATTACATATAATGCTATCAGGTTCCTCACAACA ATAGAGTCAGTTGTGTCTACTTTGAAGGTGTACAATCAAGATGGGAAAAAAATGGAATTAGGTACCCCTCAGGGAGGTGTTCTATCACCTACTCTCTTTAATACTGAAATGAATATACTTCGGAAAATTAATATAACAGGAATCATAATAATCATATATGCAGATCACATAGTGGTACAAGCTAGCACAGATAAGAGAATAAAAAGGGCAATTAGGGCTTGCACATCATTATGTAACAGCATAGGATTAGTCATATCCCCTGAAAAAACAAAGATGATAGCAAGGGGCACACGCAACCCCTTGATACTGCACATACAAGGGCAAAGAAAAGAGAAGGTAGCCCAGTACAAGTGCATGGGTGTCATACTCAGTAACAGGTGTCATAAATTGTATGAAGTTAAGAGAATAGTTCAGGCTTCAGCAGTGAGGTTGCGCCTTCTTTGGAAAGTAGCACGTGGCTCTGTGGGTGCAAGTGTACCAATGGTAAAGCTACTCTATACATCTATGATAAGATCAATAATTGATTACAGTAGTAGCATGTTGATGCCACTGAGGAAGAGCTATATTGGTATCCTAGAAATCATCCAGAACAAGGCAGCAAGAAGTATACTAGGGGCACCTAAAAGTGTCAGACAAGAAATATTGAGGAATGAGGCATGTCTGAAGCCAATAAATCATAGATTAGCAATAACAGCGATCATCCAGTTGTATAGGTCTATCATGACAGATCACGATGGATTAACAAGAGATACTCTAATTCACAGCTACCCTAAAAGACTAAAGAATGGTTGGGTTACTGCAGCAAGACAACTAATAGAGGCCTCTAGCATGAAAGAATATCTAGACATAACCAAGATAGATGTAAAAAGCATTTCACCATGGAGTATACCAGAGACTGAGATACTGCTTTCAActttaaaagggaaaaaggaagagaTGAATCCTGCATTGTTGAAGAATGACTATTTTCAGAGGCTGGACATTATTCAAGCGGAACGAGTTCATTATTACACAGATGGGTCACTTCTGGAAGATGGGAGAGCAGGAAGCGGGGTAACTGTGTATCAGAATGGAGCAGAGGTACACTCTCTGTCCCTACGATCGTCAGATGGATGCTCCGTACTACAGTCAAAACTGTTGGGTGTTACGGCTGCACTAAGCATTATAAAAAGGAATAAGGATAATGCCATAATAGCAACAGACAGCCTGAGTGCCCTGCAATCTCTAATACCAAGAAAAGCTGAATCCAACACCATAGTGAGAAGACCTATAGACCTACTATCACAGATCAAACAAGCGGGCAGAATGGTTGCATTCATATGGGTGCCTTCACATACTGGAATCAGAGGCAATGAGAGAGCTGATGAGCTCACTAAAGAAGGCGCAAGGAAGGAGAGAGTAGATTACAAACTGACACCATCCCTAAATTTGTTGAAGGACTCTgttggaatggaaataatgaatagtTACAATGAGAAAATAGAGTGA